In Dryobates pubescens isolate bDryPub1 chromosome 6, bDryPub1.pri, whole genome shotgun sequence, a genomic segment contains:
- the LGALS8 gene encoding LOW QUALITY PROTEIN: galectin-8 (The sequence of the model RefSeq protein was modified relative to this genomic sequence to represent the inferred CDS: deleted 1 base in 1 codon): MHFSSDHTELTNFNWRGKMMSLDGPQKTISNPMIPYVGTILGGLVPGELIVIHGTVPDDADRFQVDLQCGSSIKPRADVAFHFNPRFKRSGCVVCNTLEREKWGWEEITYEMPFQKGKSFEIVIMILKDKFQVTVNKKHLLLYNHRISLQRIDTLGIYGKVQIKTIDFVSNSSQGSQPSSLGVTKLNTETGDIPDGSEFDVPYVGKLDSALCPGCTVAIKGEVNRNPKSFTINLKPSGSKDIALHLNPRVKNQVFVRNSYLHDSWGEEEKEIANFPFSPGMYFELIIFCDTHQFKVAVNGVHTLEYKYRFKQLEKINVVEIMGDIQLLDVRSW, translated from the exons ATGCACTTCAGCAGTGATCACACAGAGCTGACAAACTTCaactggagg gggaagatgaTGTCCTTGGATGGACCGCAGAAGACAATCAGTAACCCG ATGATCCCATATGTTGGGACAATACTTGGTGGCCTTGTTCCTGGAGAGCTGATTGTAATACATGGGACTGTTCCTGATGATGCAGACAG GTTCCAGGTGGATTTACAGTGTGGTAGCAGCATAAAGCCTCGAGCTGATGTGGCATTTCATTTCAACCCTCGCTTCAAAAGGTCTGGCTGTGTTGTTTGCAACACACTAGAGAGGGAAAAATGGGGCTGGGAAGAGATCACTTATGAGATGCCCTTTCAAAAAGGAAAGTCATTTGAGATTGTCATCATGATTTTAAAGGATAAATTCCAG GTGACTGTGAACAAGAAGCACTTGCTGCTCTACAACCACAGAATTAGCCTTCAAAGAATAGATACTCTTGGAATATATGGCAAAGTGCAGATCAAAACTATAGATTTTGTTTCTAAT TCTTCACAAGGCTCTCAGCCATCATCTCTAGGAGTTACAAAGCTAAATACAGAAACT GGGGATATTCCAGACGGCTCAGAATTT GATGTTCCTTATGTTGGGAAACTTGATTCTGCACTTTGTCCAGGATGCACAGTTGCCATTAAAGGAGAAGTGAATAGGAATCCCAAAAG CTTTACGATAAATCTGAAACCAAGTGGCTCAAAGGACATTGCATTACATCTGAATCCCCGAGTGAAAAATCAAGTTTTTGTAAGAAACTCATACCTTCATGACAgctggggagaagaagaaaaggaaattgcCAACTTCCCTTTCAGTCCAGGAATGTACTTTGAG CTGATCATTTTCTGTGATACCCACCAGTTCAAAGTTGCTGTTAATGGTGTTCACACACTGGAGTACAAGTATCGTTTTAAACAACTTGAAAAGATCAACGTAGTGGAAATCATGGGAGATATTCAGTTGCTAGATGTGAGGAGCTGGTAA